A portion of the bacterium genome contains these proteins:
- a CDS encoding ABC transporter substrate-binding protein, with translation MRSQRLGALCLVGVLFVLTLGTGARGASEPVKNPDTFVTLRYGDPESLDPAWAYDTASTEIVYPNVYEALIGYDGTVLSHYVPMLATAVPSLANHLVSADGLTYTFPIRTGVKFHDGTTMTPEDVRYSMLRFMLQDRDGGPSWLLLTPLLGVASTRDSAGKIVVTYEQAAKAVAVQGDNVVFHLAHPYGAFLSIMAAWSFVLPKAWAAAHGDWDGNPATWQKYNNPKLQDRYEFDHMNGTGPFTLESWDRQSKQILLTRNAAYWRKPARLARVVIRNVSEFTTRRLALQQGDADLVAVDRSDQSKVEGLPGVKIEDNLPLLVLQVLQFNWKIDATGNPDVGSGKLDGNGIPPDFFSDVHVRRAFAYAFDYGTFIRDAYRGKAIQPNGPIIQGLLGYTPTAPVVAFDIAKATQEFKEAWGGKLWDAGFKFTLTYNTGNSARQIASEIIKDKVQAINPKFKIDVRNIQWSTFLGATRAHKGTLYALGWAVDYPDPDDFAAPFMDSRGTYPPENSYSNPEADKLVKEGAEATDPAKRKAIYEQLTKVSSNDVPYIYEAQPTGFAVMRSWVRGWYYNAVIIQDYYPLFKQ, from the coding sequence ATGAGGAGCCAGCGGCTGGGGGCGTTGTGTCTGGTCGGCGTATTGTTCGTGCTGACCCTGGGCACCGGTGCGCGCGGGGCCAGCGAACCCGTCAAGAATCCGGATACGTTCGTCACGCTGCGGTACGGGGATCCCGAAAGCCTCGACCCGGCCTGGGCCTACGACACGGCGAGCACCGAGATCGTCTACCCCAACGTCTACGAGGCGCTGATCGGCTACGACGGCACCGTCCTCTCGCACTACGTGCCGATGCTCGCCACGGCGGTCCCCTCGCTGGCCAACCATCTGGTCAGCGCCGACGGGCTGACGTACACCTTCCCGATCCGGACGGGCGTGAAGTTCCACGACGGCACGACGATGACGCCCGAGGACGTGCGGTACTCGATGCTCCGGTTCATGCTGCAGGATCGGGACGGCGGGCCGTCCTGGCTGCTGCTGACCCCGCTGCTCGGGGTGGCCAGCACCCGCGACTCCGCGGGAAAGATCGTCGTCACCTACGAGCAGGCGGCCAAGGCCGTGGCCGTGCAGGGGGACAACGTGGTCTTCCACCTGGCGCATCCCTATGGGGCGTTCTTGAGCATTATGGCGGCGTGGTCGTTCGTGCTGCCCAAAGCCTGGGCGGCGGCGCACGGCGATTGGGACGGCAACCCGGCCACCTGGCAGAAGTACAACAACCCCAAGCTGCAGGACCGCTACGAGTTCGACCACATGAACGGCACCGGGCCGTTCACGCTGGAGTCGTGGGACCGGCAGTCGAAGCAGATCCTCCTCACCCGAAACGCCGCGTACTGGAGAAAGCCGGCCCGCCTGGCCCGGGTGGTGATCCGCAACGTCTCGGAGTTCACCACCCGGCGGCTGGCGCTCCAGCAGGGAGACGCCGACCTCGTCGCGGTGGACCGGTCGGACCAGAGCAAAGTGGAGGGGCTGCCCGGGGTGAAAATTGAGGACAACCTGCCATTGCTCGTCCTCCAGGTGCTGCAGTTCAACTGGAAGATCGACGCCACCGGCAATCCCGATGTGGGCAGCGGGAAGCTCGACGGGAACGGGATCCCGCCGGATTTCTTCAGCGACGTCCACGTCCGCCGCGCCTTCGCCTACGCCTTCGACTACGGGACCTTCATCCGGGATGCGTACCGGGGAAAGGCCATCCAGCCAAACGGTCCGATCATCCAGGGGCTCCTCGGGTACACCCCAACCGCCCCAGTGGTCGCGTTCGATATCGCCAAGGCGACCCAGGAGTTCAAGGAAGCCTGGGGAGGGAAGCTCTGGGACGCCGGGTTCAAGTTTACGCTGACGTACAACACGGGGAACTCGGCACGCCAGATCGCCTCCGAGATCATCAAGGACAAGGTGCAGGCCATCAACCCGAAATTCAAGATCGACGTCCGGAACATCCAGTGGTCGACGTTCCTCGGGGCCACCCGGGCGCACAAGGGGACCCTCTACGCGCTGGGGTGGGCGGTCGACTATCCCGACCCCGACGATTTCGCGGCGCCGTTCATGGACAGCCGGGGGACCTACCCCCCGGAAAACAGCTATAGCAACCCCGAAGCCGACAAACTGGTGAAGGAAGGCGCCGAGGCCACCGATCCCGCAAAGCGGAAGGCGATCTACGAGCAGCTGACCAAGGTGTCTTCCAATGACGTCCCCTACATCTACGAGGCGCAGCCGACTGGTTTTGCGGTGATGCGGTCGTGGGTGCGGGGATGGTACTACAACGCCGTGATCATCCAAGACTACTACCCATTGTTCAAGCAGTAG
- a CDS encoding ABC transporter ATP-binding protein, which translates to MAANSEILLEVKNLRKYYPVTKGFIFQRQVGAVKAVDDISFFIRKGETLGLVGESGCGKTTTGRVILRLQEPTQGEALFEGRDIFKLRKEELRRLRRDMQIIFQDPYSSLNPRMTVGDIIGEPLEIHKLARGKEKVRRVQELLEVVGLSPYHANRYPHEFSGGQRQRIGIARALAVNPKLIIADEPVSALDVSIQAQVLNLLEELQKEFGLTYLFIAHDLSVVKHISDRIAVMYLGKIVELAATEDLFSTPQHPYTEALLSAVPIPNPELRRERIILPGDVPSPINPPSGCRFHTRCLYAEPRCKVDEPEFLDDGRGHFTACHVMPFKTQRSKAAVLPRQAVNP; encoded by the coding sequence ATGGCAGCGAACAGCGAGATTCTCCTGGAGGTCAAGAACCTCCGCAAGTACTACCCGGTGACGAAGGGGTTCATCTTCCAGCGCCAGGTGGGGGCCGTCAAAGCGGTCGACGATATCAGCTTCTTCATCCGGAAGGGCGAGACCCTCGGGCTGGTGGGGGAGTCCGGGTGCGGCAAGACCACCACGGGCCGGGTGATCCTCCGGCTCCAGGAGCCGACCCAAGGGGAAGCGCTCTTCGAGGGACGGGACATCTTCAAGCTCCGGAAGGAAGAGCTCCGCCGGCTCCGTCGGGACATGCAGATCATCTTCCAGGATCCGTACTCCTCGCTCAACCCGCGGATGACCGTCGGGGACATCATCGGCGAGCCGCTGGAGATCCACAAACTCGCCCGCGGGAAGGAAAAGGTCCGGCGCGTTCAGGAGCTGCTCGAGGTCGTCGGCCTCTCCCCGTACCATGCCAACCGCTACCCCCACGAGTTCAGCGGCGGCCAGCGGCAGCGGATCGGGATCGCCCGGGCGCTCGCGGTCAACCCCAAGCTGATCATCGCCGATGAGCCGGTCTCCGCGCTCGACGTCAGCATCCAGGCGCAGGTGCTCAACCTCCTGGAGGAGCTGCAGAAAGAGTTCGGGCTGACCTACCTGTTCATCGCGCACGACCTCTCGGTGGTGAAGCACATCAGCGACCGGATCGCCGTGATGTACCTCGGGAAGATCGTGGAGCTGGCCGCGACCGAGGACCTGTTCAGCACCCCCCAGCATCCCTACACCGAGGCGCTGCTCTCCGCGGTGCCGATCCCGAACCCGGAACTGCGCCGGGAGCGCATCATTCTGCCGGGGGACGTGCCGAGCCCCATCAACCCGCCCTCGGGGTGCCGGTTCCACACCCGGTGCCTGTACGCCGAGCCGAGGTGCAAGGTGGACGAGCCGGAGTTCCTTGACGACGGCCGCGGGCACTTTACCGCCTGCCACGTCATGCCGTTCAAGACCCAGCGCAGCAAGGCCGCGGTGCTGCCCCGGCAGGCGGTGAACCCCTAA